The following nucleotide sequence is from Bacteroidales bacterium.
AGTTCCGGAAATCCATCTATAAAAAAGCCCCTCCACCAAAAGTAGAAGGGCTAATTAAACTTAATAAACTAAATTTCCTATTTAACGTATTTGAAATTTTTACCAAGATAGCGAGCTGACGATCCAAGAATTTCTTCAATTCTCATTAGCTGGTTATACTTAGCTATTCTGTCGGTACGACTGGCAGAACCGGTTTTAATTTGTCCGGTATTTAATGCAACAGCCAAATCGGCAATAGTCGTATCTTCTGTTTCGCCGGAACGGTGACTGATAACAGTAGTATAAGAATTATCTTTTGCCATATTAATAGCATTAATTGTCTCCGTCAAAGTACCAATCTGATTCACTTTAATCAAAATTGAGTTAGCAATATCCATAGAAATACCTTTAGCTAAACGTTCAGTATTAGTAACAAATAAATCGTCGCCTACTAACTGAATACGATCGCCCATTTTATCTGTCATCAGCTTCCAACCATTCCAATCGTCTTCGCTCATTCCATCTTCAATAGAGATAATAGGATATTTTTTAGCCCATCCGTCCCAGAAATCAACCATCTCTGCTGGTGAAAGTTTATCACCTGTTGACCATTTTAAATGGTATTTATCTTCTTCCGGAAGATAATATTCAGCGGAAGCCGGATCCAAAGCCAAATAAATATCTTCACCTGGACGATATCCTGCTTTTTCAATAGCTTGTAAAATTACTTTAATAGCTTCTTCGTTAGAAGAAAGGTTTGGAGCAAATCCACCCTCGTCACCAACATTTGTTGAATGACCCATTTTTTTAAGAACAGACTTTAGGTTATGAAAAACTTCGGATCCCATTCTAAGTGCTTGTGAGAAGCTTTCTGCTCCAACAGGCATAATCATAAATTCTTGAAAATCGATGCTATTATCGGCATGAGAGCCACCATTGATGATATTCATCATTGGAATAGGCAAAGTGTTAGCATTAACACCACCAATATAGCGATAAAGATATTGTCCGGTTTCTTGAGCAGCAGCATTAGCAACAGCAAGAGAAACGCCTAAAATAGCATTTGCACCAAGTTTTCCCTTATTTGGAGTACCATCAAGTTCAATCATAGCAGTATCAATATCTACTTGATCGGAAACATAATAACCTTGTAGCTCTTCGTTTAAAATTTTGTTTACATTTTGGACGGCTTGCAAAACACCTTTTCCCATAAAACGTGATTTATCTCCATCGCGTAATTCAACAGCTTCATGAACACCTGTTGATGCTCCAGAAGGAACTGCAGCTCTACCTACAACACCATTACTTGTAAACACCTCAACCTCAACGGTTGGATTACCTCTTGAATCGAGAATTTCTCGTGCATGAATATTTGTTATTGCACTCATAATATTAATTTTTTATGTTATTAAAATATAGTTTCATCTCTAAAGATACAAAAAAAATACATAAAAAAAGGGATGCACAAATAGCCCATCCCTTAATTTTTTGAATTGAAGAATGTTATTCTTTTTCTTCAGTCTTTTCATCAGAAGATTTCTCTTCTTTAACATCTTCAACTTTTGTTTCTTCAACAGCTTTAGCTGTTTCTTCCACTTCAGCAGACGCTTCTTCAGCAACGGCAGTTTCAGCAGTAACGTCAGCAACAGGAGCAGCAGTTGATTTTTTCTTACCGCCACGACGACTACGACGTGTTGTTTTTTCAGCTTTTTTACTTTCCGTTTTTTGACTTAACATATGCTCGTTAAAATCAACAAACTCAATCATACACATTTCAGCATTATCACCTAAACGAGTACCAAGCTTAATAATACGAGTATATCCGCCCGGGCGGTCAGCAACTTTTTCAGAAATTACACCAAACAATTCGCCAATAGCTTCTTTGCTTTGTAAATAACTAAAAACCATACGACGATCGTGAGTAGTATCTGATTTTGCCCTAGTTACCAAAGGCTCTACGTACATACGTAGTGCTTTTGCTTTAGCCAAGGTTGTTTTAATTCTTTTATGTAGAATCAAGGAAGTTGCCATATTTGAAAGCATAGCCTTTCTGTGAGCTGTATTTCTTCCTAAATGATTAAAATTCTTACGGTGTCTCATTTTATTAGTCCTTATCTAATTTATATTTAGAGATATTCATTCCGAATTCCAGATTTTTAGTTTTCACTAAATCTTCTAATTCGGTTAACGATTTACGACCAAAGTTTCTGAACTTCAACAAATCGTTTTTATTAAAGGCTACAAGTTCTCCAAGTGTATCAACATCTGCTGCTTTTAAACAATTCAATGCACGAACGGATAAATCCATATCAATTAATTTTGTTTTCAGTAATTGACGAACATGCAAAGTGTTCTCATCAAACTCTTCTGAAACTGATTTTTCTTCAGTTTCTAATGTTATTTTCTCATCGGAGAATAACATGAAGTGATGAATAAGAATTTTGGCAGCTTCTTGCAAAGCATCTTTCGGAGAAATAGAACCGTCACTTTCTAATTCGATAACCAATTTTTCATAGTCGGTTTTTTGTTCAACACGATAATTTTCCATGTGATAATTCACATTTTTAATTGGTGTATGAATAGAATCGATAGCAATAGTTCCAACAGGGTTGTTAATGTTTTTATTTTCTTCAGCAGGAACATATCCCCTACCTTTATCGATAGTAAGTTCAATATTTAATTTTACTGAAGTTTCCATATTACAAATAACCTCTTCTGGGTTTAATACTTGAAAAATGGATAAATATTTATTGATATCTCCTGCTTTGAATTGCTCTTGACCACCGATAACGACATTTACTTTTTCAGTTGTTTCAGTTTCGATTTGTTGTTTAAATCTAACTTTTTTCAATGCTAAAATAATATCGGTTACATCTTCTACCACACCTTCGATAGAAGAAAATTCATGATCAACACCTTCAATACGGATGTTGGTAACTGCAAAGCCTTCGAGAGATGATAATAAAATCCGCCTCAATGCATTACCTATGGTAATTCCAAATCCAGGCTCTAAAGGACGAAATTCAAATTTACCTTTGAATTCATCAGCTTGAATCATTATTACTTTATCGGGTTTTTGGAATGCTAAAATAGCCATATAAATTCCTCTCTTCTTCGTTAAAAAAATTTATTATTTATTATTTCGAATAAAGTTCAACGATAAGTTGTTCGTTGATCTTTTCTGGTATATCAGCACGTTCAGGGTAACTGATAAATTTTCCTGTTAAAGTATCAGCATCCCATTCTAGCCAAGAAAAGTTCATTCGCGAAGCGAGTGAATCGGCAACTACCTCTAAAGATTTTGATCTTTCTCTAATGCCAACAACATCTCCTGGGCGTAAGCTGTAGGAAGGAATATTAACTATATCACCATTTACTGTGATATGACGATGAGAAACCAATTGACGAGCACCGGCACGTGTAGGAGCATATCCTAAACGATAAACGGTATTATCTAAACGAGCTTCGATAAGTTGTAATAGTATTTCACCTGTAATACCTTTTTTACCTGCGGCTCTTTTGAATAGATTTCTAAATTGTTTCTCTAAAATGCCATAAGTGAATTTGGCTTTTTGTTTTTCTTTTAATTGGATTCCGTACTCTGAGACTTTTCCTCTTCGACGGCTGTTTCCATGTTGTCCAGGAGGATAATTTTTCTTCTCATAGGACTTGTCAGGCCCAAAAATTGGGTCGTTGAACCTGCGTGCAATTTTGGTCTTTGGACCAATGTATCTTGCCATATTAATTACTTTTTAAGTACAGCTAAAAAATTATCAGTAAAGCTGTACAAATTTAACAATTTGTTTTTAAACAAAATTTATACTCTTCTTCTTTTAGGAGGTCTACAACCATTGTGTGGCAATGGTGTAACATCCTTGATTTCGGTTACTTCGATACCTGCGGTATGAATGGTACGGATTGCGCTATCGCGACCTGCACCTGGACCTTTAACATATACTTT
It contains:
- the rpsD gene encoding 30S ribosomal protein S4, with protein sequence MARYIGPKTKIARRFNDPIFGPDKSYEKKNYPPGQHGNSRRRGKVSEYGIQLKEKQKAKFTYGILEKQFRNLFKRAAGKKGITGEILLQLIEARLDNTVYRLGYAPTRAGARQLVSHRHITVNGDIVNIPSYSLRPGDVVGIRERSKSLEVVADSLASRMNFSWLEWDADTLTGKFISYPERADIPEKINEQLIVELYSK
- a CDS encoding DNA-directed RNA polymerase subunit alpha, whose amino-acid sequence is MAILAFQKPDKVIMIQADEFKGKFEFRPLEPGFGITIGNALRRILLSSLEGFAVTNIRIEGVDHEFSSIEGVVEDVTDIILALKKVRFKQQIETETTEKVNVVIGGQEQFKAGDINKYLSIFQVLNPEEVICNMETSVKLNIELTIDKGRGYVPAEENKNINNPVGTIAIDSIHTPIKNVNYHMENYRVEQKTDYEKLVIELESDGSISPKDALQEAAKILIHHFMLFSDEKITLETEEKSVSEEFDENTLHVRQLLKTKLIDMDLSVRALNCLKAADVDTLGELVAFNKNDLLKFRNFGRKSLTELEDLVKTKNLEFGMNISKYKLDKD
- the rplQ gene encoding 50S ribosomal protein L17, encoding MRHRKNFNHLGRNTAHRKAMLSNMATSLILHKRIKTTLAKAKALRMYVEPLVTRAKSDTTHDRRMVFSYLQSKEAIGELFGVISEKVADRPGGYTRIIKLGTRLGDNAEMCMIEFVDFNEHMLSQKTESKKAEKTTRRSRRGGKKKSTAAPVADVTAETAVAEEASAEVEETAKAVEETKVEDVKEEKSSDEKTEEKE
- the eno gene encoding phosphopyruvate hydratase, with protein sequence MSAITNIHAREILDSRGNPTVEVEVFTSNGVVGRAAVPSGASTGVHEAVELRDGDKSRFMGKGVLQAVQNVNKILNEELQGYYVSDQVDIDTAMIELDGTPNKGKLGANAILGVSLAVANAAAQETGQYLYRYIGGVNANTLPIPMMNIINGGSHADNSIDFQEFMIMPVGAESFSQALRMGSEVFHNLKSVLKKMGHSTNVGDEGGFAPNLSSNEEAIKVILQAIEKAGYRPGEDIYLALDPASAEYYLPEEDKYHLKWSTGDKLSPAEMVDFWDGWAKKYPIISIEDGMSEDDWNGWKLMTDKMGDRIQLVGDDLFVTNTERLAKGISMDIANSILIKVNQIGTLTETINAINMAKDNSYTTVISHRSGETEDTTIADLAVALNTGQIKTGSASRTDRIAKYNQLMRIEEILGSSARYLGKNFKYVK